The Chromatiaceae bacterium genome has a window encoding:
- the prfB gene encoding peptide chain release factor 2 (programmed frameshift), whose protein sequence is MQDINPIVGAINDLKGRVASLRGYLDYENKQERLTEVRLELEDPKVWNDPDRAQTLGRERAGLELVVETIDRMEAGLADATDLLAMAVDEGDEATVDSVAADLVDFERQVANLEFRRMFAGPMDANNAFLDVQSGSGGTEAQDWAEMLLRMYLRWGERRGFKTDLMEVSPGEVAGIKSATIRFEGDYAFGWLRTETGVHRLVRKSPFDSGNRRHTSFAAVFVSPEIDDTVQIDINPADLRVDVYRASGAGGQHVNRTESAVRLTHLPTGLVTQCQNDRSQHKNKDQAMKQLKAKLYELEMQKRRETQQAVEDTKSDIGWGSQIRSYVLDQSRIKDLRTNLETANTQAVLDGNLDPFIEASLKSGF, encoded by the exons ATGCAGGACATCAATCCCATCGTGGGCGCAATCAATGACCTCAAGGGCCGCGTAGCGTCCCTTAGGGGGTATCTT GACTATGAAAACAAGCAGGAGCGCCTGACCGAGGTCCGGCTGGAACTCGAGGATCCCAAGGTCTGGAATGATCCGGACCGGGCCCAGACCCTGGGCCGGGAGCGGGCGGGGCTGGAACTGGTGGTCGAGACCATCGACCGCATGGAGGCGGGCCTCGCCGACGCCACCGACCTGCTGGCCATGGCGGTGGACGAGGGCGACGAGGCGACGGTGGATTCGGTGGCCGCCGACCTGGTGGACTTCGAACGCCAGGTGGCGAATCTGGAGTTCCGGCGCATGTTCGCGGGGCCCATGGACGCCAACAATGCCTTCCTCGACGTCCAGTCCGGTTCCGGCGGCACGGAGGCCCAGGACTGGGCGGAGATGCTCTTGCGCATGTACCTGCGCTGGGGCGAGCGCCGCGGCTTCAAGACGGACCTGATGGAGGTCTCGCCCGGCGAGGTCGCCGGTATCAAGTCCGCCACCATCCGCTTCGAGGGCGATTACGCCTTTGGCTGGCTCCGCACCGAGACGGGCGTCCACCGCCTGGTGCGCAAGTCCCCCTTCGACTCCGGCAATCGGCGCCATACCTCCTTCGCCGCCGTCTTCGTCTCGCCGGAGATCGACGACACGGTGCAGATCGACATCAATCCCGCGGACCTGCGGGTGGATGTCTATCGCGCCAGCGGCGCCGGTGGCCAGCACGTCAACCGCACCGAATCCGCCGTGCGCCTGACCCATCTGCCCACGGGCCTGGTCACCCAGTGTCAGAACGACCGCTCCCAGCATAAGAACAAGGATCAGGCCATGAAACAGCTCAAGGCCAAGCTCTATGAACTGGAGATGCAGAAGCGGCGCGAGACGCAGCAGGCGGTCGAGGACACCAAGTCCGATATCGGCTGGGGCAGCCAGATCCGCTCCTATGTCCTCGACCAGTCTCGGATCAAGGACTTGCGCACCAATCTGGAAACCGCTAATACCCAGGCGGTACTCGACGGCAATCTCGATCCCTTCATCGAGGCCAGTCTGAAGAGCGGTTTTTGA
- a CDS encoding type II toxin-antitoxin system prevent-host-death family antitoxin → MHIAVTEAKARLTDLVRRAEAGDEVILTRHGHAAVRLVAIKAVPDSLSRRALLEALRASVSPKTGPSASRSQDFLYDDDGLPG, encoded by the coding sequence ATGCATATAGCCGTTACCGAAGCCAAGGCACGGTTGACTGATCTCGTGCGCCGCGCCGAGGCGGGAGACGAGGTGATTCTGACCCGCCACGGTCATGCCGCCGTGCGCCTGGTAGCCATCAAGGCCGTGCCAGACAGTCTGTCCCGGCGGGCACTGCTGGAGGCATTACGGGCTTCCGTGTCCCCCAAGACCGGGCCAAGCGCGTCACGCAGCCAGGATTTCCTCTACGATGACGACGGACTGCCAGGATGA
- a CDS encoding HlyC/CorC family transporter, whose protein sequence is MEIALLLALILINGLLAMSEIALVTARRARLQKFIDQGDKAAAAAIKLGEDPTRFLSTIQIGITAIGILSGIVGEAALADPMAGWLMSLGLAEDYSFITATGLVVVVITYFAIVAGELVPKRIGQSHPETLARLVARPIEWLAMATKPFVLLLSLSTRGSLRLLGIKENTTSPVTEEEIHAMLAEGTTAGVIESQEHAMVRNVFRLDDRPIGSLMVPRGDVVVLDLEASFEVNLARIESTDHARFPVVHGDLNEVVGVVDASKWLCNALRGHPRELADQVLQEPLYVPETSSGMDLLDNFRHSKVHMAFVVDEYGEVLGIVTLQDLIEAITGEMSPTDPENSWAVQREDGGWLLDGHIPVPELKDRLGLSAVPEEEHGRYNTLSGMMMLLTGRLPAVADVVDWEGWRLEIVDMDGRTIDKVLATQVSEAKDLARGAEHP, encoded by the coding sequence ATGGAAATTGCCTTACTCCTCGCGCTCATCCTGATCAATGGCCTCTTGGCCATGTCCGAAATCGCACTGGTCACCGCCCGCCGGGCGCGGTTACAGAAATTCATTGATCAGGGGGACAAGGCGGCCGCGGCCGCCATCAAGCTGGGTGAAGACCCGACCCGCTTTCTATCCACCATCCAGATTGGCATAACGGCCATTGGCATTCTCAGCGGTATCGTCGGCGAGGCCGCGTTGGCGGACCCCATGGCGGGCTGGCTGATGTCCCTGGGCCTCGCGGAGGACTACAGTTTCATTACCGCCACGGGTCTGGTGGTGGTCGTCATCACCTATTTCGCCATCGTTGCGGGTGAGCTGGTGCCCAAACGCATCGGCCAATCCCACCCCGAGACCCTGGCGCGCCTGGTAGCCCGACCCATCGAATGGCTGGCTATGGCCACCAAACCCTTCGTGCTGCTCTTGTCCTTATCCACCCGCGGATCCCTGCGCCTGCTGGGTATCAAGGAGAACACCACTAGCCCGGTGACCGAGGAGGAAATTCACGCCATGCTGGCCGAGGGCACGACCGCGGGCGTCATCGAATCCCAGGAGCACGCCATGGTCCGCAATGTGTTCCGCCTGGACGATCGCCCCATCGGCTCCCTGATGGTGCCCCGCGGGGATGTGGTCGTGCTCGATCTGGAGGCCTCTTTCGAGGTCAACCTGGCGCGGATCGAGTCCACGGACCATGCCCGCTTCCCGGTGGTGCATGGCGACTTGAACGAGGTAGTAGGGGTCGTGGATGCCAGTAAATGGCTGTGCAACGCCCTGCGCGGCCATCCGCGGGAATTGGCCGACCAGGTGCTCCAGGAACCGCTCTATGTCCCCGAGACCAGCAGCGGCATGGATCTGCTCGACAACTTCCGCCACTCCAAGGTGCACATGGCCTTCGTGGTGGACGAGTATGGCGAAGTGCTGGGAATCGTCACCCTCCAGGACCTGATCGAGGCGATTACGGGGGAGATGAGCCCCACCGATCCCGAGAACTCCTGGGCGGTGCAACGGGAGGATGGCGGCTGGTTGCTGGATGGCCATATTCCGGTGCCGGAGCTCAAGGATCGCCTTGGCCTCTCAGCCGTTCCAGAAGAGGAGCACGGCCGCTATAACACCCTGAGTGGCATGATGATGCTGCTCACGGGACGCCTGCCCGCGGTGGCGGACGTGGTGGACTGGGAGGGTTGGCGGCTGGAAATCGTGGACATGGACGGCCGGACCATCGATAAGGTCCTCGCCACCCAGGTATCGGAAGCAAAGGATCTGGCCAGGGGCGCGGAACATCCCTAG
- a CDS encoding DedA family protein encodes MEALEFVMDIFFNLRENLDQWTIMLGPWLYLLLFLVIFAETGLVVTPFLPGDSLLFALGALAATGPLDIGLLFLLLTLAAILGDAVNYAIGRHFGPRVFHREDSRFLNKAHLVRTQHFYEKYGGKTIVLARFVPIVRTFAPFVAGIGQMRYPRFALFNITGAIAWVGVCLFSGYWFGNLPWVNQHFELVVVGIVLVSVMPMVVEYLLAQRRARQALSA; translated from the coding sequence ATGGAAGCGCTTGAGTTCGTCATGGATATCTTCTTCAATCTGCGTGAAAACCTGGATCAGTGGACCATCATGCTCGGCCCCTGGCTGTATTTGCTCCTCTTCCTGGTGATCTTTGCCGAGACGGGGCTGGTGGTGACACCCTTTCTGCCGGGTGATTCGCTGCTGTTCGCCCTGGGGGCCCTGGCCGCGACCGGACCCCTGGATATCGGGCTGCTGTTCCTCCTGCTGACCCTGGCGGCGATCCTCGGCGACGCCGTCAACTACGCGATCGGGCGCCATTTTGGGCCGAGGGTCTTTCACCGCGAGGACTCCCGCTTCCTGAATAAGGCCCATCTGGTCCGCACTCAGCACTTCTACGAGAAGTATGGCGGCAAGACCATCGTCCTAGCCCGCTTCGTCCCCATCGTCCGGACCTTCGCGCCCTTCGTGGCCGGTATTGGCCAGATGCGCTACCCGCGCTTCGCCCTCTTCAACATCACGGGGGCCATCGCCTGGGTGGGGGTCTGTCTCTTCTCCGGCTACTGGTTCGGTAATCTGCCCTGGGTCAACCAGCACTTCGAGTTGGTAGTGGTGGGCATCGTCCTGGTCTCGGTGATGCCCATGGTCGTCGAGTACCTGCTGGCCCAACGGCGCGCCCGTCAGGCCCTGTCCGCCTAG
- a CDS encoding efflux RND transporter periplasmic adaptor subunit — protein MPITLVAAGLVAALTAFPVVGADPEVGKTAATSAPNPALAVNLVSPQTVDWPRMIAASGGLFAWQEGVIAAGTGGLRVMAVAVDVGDKVHLGQVLAVLDQDTVKADLDQQEARVAQVRAALAEARANGDRARNVKDKGAMSEQQITQYLIAEEAAKANLAAAEAAREMERIRLQQTQVLAVDDGVISSRGATLGTVVQVGTELFRLVRQGRVEWRAEVTAEQLAQIQPGQEAHLRLPGGETVTGQVRMPSPTLDPITRYGLVYVDLPIGGPARPGMFAQGQIGVGASQALTLPESAVVLRDGSSFVFEIQAEDRVAQRKVKTGRRGEGRVEILSGLDTTARIVAAGGAFLNDGDRVRVEALPATLDALGPPEKESSASAGR, from the coding sequence ATGCCGATCACCCTGGTTGCGGCTGGCCTGGTGGCCGCCCTGACAGCCTTCCCAGTGGTCGGCGCCGACCCGGAGGTGGGTAAGACCGCGGCCACGTCCGCGCCTAATCCGGCCCTGGCCGTGAATCTCGTCAGTCCCCAGACGGTGGACTGGCCCCGGATGATCGCGGCGAGCGGCGGCCTCTTCGCCTGGCAGGAGGGCGTCATCGCCGCCGGGACCGGTGGCCTGCGGGTGATGGCGGTGGCGGTTGATGTGGGGGACAAGGTTCATCTGGGCCAGGTGCTGGCGGTCCTGGACCAGGATACGGTGAAGGCGGATCTGGACCAGCAGGAGGCGCGGGTAGCCCAGGTCCGGGCCGCCCTGGCGGAGGCGCGGGCCAATGGCGACCGGGCACGCAACGTCAAGGACAAGGGGGCCATGTCCGAGCAGCAGATCACCCAATACCTGATCGCCGAGGAGGCCGCCAAGGCCAATCTGGCGGCGGCGGAGGCGGCCCGGGAAATGGAACGGATCCGTTTGCAGCAGACGCAGGTCCTGGCGGTGGACGATGGGGTCATCTCCAGCCGGGGCGCCACCCTGGGGACCGTGGTCCAGGTGGGCACCGAGTTGTTCCGCCTGGTGCGTCAGGGGCGGGTGGAGTGGCGCGCGGAGGTGACCGCCGAGCAACTCGCCCAAATCCAGCCTGGCCAGGAGGCCCACCTCCGATTACCGGGTGGGGAGACGGTGACCGGCCAGGTGCGGATGCCATCCCCGACCCTGGACCCCATCACCCGCTATGGTCTGGTTTATGTGGACCTCCCGATCGGCGGTCCGGCGCGCCCCGGTATGTTCGCCCAGGGCCAGATCGGGGTGGGGGCGAGCCAGGCCCTGACCCTGCCCGAGTCAGCGGTGGTTCTGCGCGATGGCTCCAGCTTTGTGTTCGAGATCCAGGCCGAGGACCGGGTTGCCCAGCGCAAGGTCAAGACCGGACGGCGCGGCGAGGGTCGGGTCGAGATCCTGTCCGGCCTGGATACGACAGCCCGGATCGTGGCGGCGGGTGGGGCCTTCCTCAACGACGGTGATCGGGTGCGGGTCGAGGCCCTGCCCGCGACCCTGGACGCCCTGGGTCCCCCGGAGAAGGAGTCGTCCGCGAGCGCCGGTCGATGA
- a CDS encoding TRAP transporter large permease subunit, with translation MNGLIIFGILVALMITGMPVSIALGLTVLTYLFAFTEVPIESVGLKLFTGIEKFEIMAIPFFILAGNFLTHGGVARRMINFATSMVGHYHGGLGLGAVFACALFAAVSGSSPATVVAIGTILLPAMVKQGFPTRFGVGTIASAGGLGILIPPSIVMVMYAVSTNSSVGALFIAGLLPGLVLALMLGFTTWFIARRNGYPRLKRVNWAGRLKAFRSSVWGLLLIVLVMGGIYSGIFTPTEAAAMSAVYAFCIAVFVYKDLTIKSVGRVLLDSANMSAMLLYIITNAVLFSFILTYENIPQALAQWLVETGLGPIGFLVMVNLMLLLAGNIMEPSSIILITAPILFPVAMALGIDPIHFGIIIVVNMEIGMITPPVGLNLYVASGISRLGMTETTIACFPWLLTMLLFLLIITYWPPLSLWLPKTMGMM, from the coding sequence ATGAACGGTTTGATCATTTTCGGCATTCTGGTGGCCCTGATGATCACCGGCATGCCGGTATCCATCGCCCTGGGTCTGACGGTACTCACCTATCTCTTTGCCTTTACCGAGGTGCCCATCGAATCGGTGGGCCTCAAACTCTTCACCGGCATCGAGAAGTTCGAGATCATGGCGATCCCCTTCTTCATTCTGGCCGGAAACTTCCTGACCCATGGCGGGGTGGCGCGACGCATGATCAATTTCGCTACCAGCATGGTGGGTCACTATCATGGCGGCCTGGGTCTGGGGGCCGTCTTTGCCTGTGCCCTCTTTGCCGCCGTTTCCGGATCCTCCCCGGCGACCGTGGTGGCCATTGGTACCATCCTGCTGCCGGCCATGGTCAAGCAGGGCTTTCCGACGCGTTTCGGCGTCGGCACCATCGCCAGTGCCGGCGGCCTGGGCATCCTGATACCGCCCTCCATCGTCATGGTGATGTACGCCGTCTCCACCAATTCCTCGGTGGGGGCTCTCTTTATTGCCGGCCTCCTCCCGGGCTTGGTGCTGGCGCTGATGCTGGGCTTTACCACCTGGTTCATCGCCCGCCGCAACGGTTATCCGCGCTTGAAGCGGGTCAACTGGGCGGGGCGCCTCAAAGCCTTCCGTAGTTCGGTCTGGGGCCTGTTGCTGATCGTGCTCGTCATGGGCGGCATCTATTCCGGCATCTTCACACCCACCGAGGCGGCGGCGATGAGCGCCGTTTACGCCTTCTGCATCGCCGTCTTCGTCTATAAGGACCTGACGATCAAATCGGTTGGGCGCGTCCTGCTGGACTCGGCCAATATGTCGGCCATGCTGCTCTACATCATCACCAATGCTGTCCTTTTCTCCTTCATCCTGACCTACGAAAATATCCCCCAGGCCCTCGCTCAGTGGCTCGTGGAGACGGGGCTGGGGCCGATCGGCTTCCTGGTGATGGTGAATCTTATGCTGCTCCTGGCGGGCAACATCATGGAGCCTTCCTCCATCATCCTGATCACGGCCCCCATCCTCTTCCCCGTGGCGATGGCCCTGGGGATTGATCCGATCCATTTCGGGATCATCATCGTGGTCAACATGGAGATCGGCATGATCACGCCGCCGGTGGGTCTCAATCTCTACGTGGCGAGCGGTATCTCCAGGCTCGGCATGACGGAGACCACCATCGCCTGCTTCCCCTGGCTGCTCACCATGCTGCTCTTCCTCCTGATCATCACCTATTGGCCGCCGCTTTCCCTCTGGCTGCCCAAGACCATGGGGATGATGTAG
- a CDS encoding universal stress protein: MKCLLPVDGSESSTRAVAHVLKLIHPEAPPEIHLLHVRPPIESWEVRRFLTAEEIADMQRHEGEEELRACRALLDAAGIPYRYEVLVGEGQVAEAITHYAVEHGCDFIVMGTHGRTGLKHILMGSVATDVIHGTQIPVTLVK; this comes from the coding sequence ATGAAATGCTTGTTACCCGTTGACGGATCGGAGAGTTCGACGCGAGCCGTCGCGCATGTTCTGAAGCTTATCCACCCGGAGGCCCCCCCGGAGATCCATCTGCTCCACGTCCGCCCCCCCATCGAATCCTGGGAGGTGCGCCGTTTCCTCACCGCCGAGGAGATCGCCGATATGCAGCGCCACGAGGGGGAGGAGGAGTTGCGGGCCTGCCGTGCCCTGCTCGACGCCGCCGGCATACCCTATCGTTACGAGGTATTGGTCGGTGAAGGCCAGGTGGCCGAGGCCATCACCCACTACGCCGTGGAGCATGGCTGCGACTTCATTGTCATGGGCACCCATGGCCGGACCGGGCTCAAGCACATTCTCATGGGCTCGGTTGCCACCGATGTCATCCATGGTACCCAAATACCGGTGACGCTCGTCAAATAG
- a CDS encoding type II toxin-antitoxin system VapC family toxin produces the protein MIAVDTSALMAILLNEPEADACITALATEADLLISAGTVAEALIVSARRGVGEAMTRLIDELGFEVVPVTAASARRMALAYALWGKGINPAALNFGDCFAYALAKEQGCRLLYVGGDFSRTDIDGVP, from the coding sequence ATGATCGCGGTCGATACGTCGGCCCTGATGGCAATCCTGCTGAACGAACCCGAAGCGGATGCCTGTATCACGGCGCTCGCCACGGAGGCAGACCTGCTCATTTCCGCCGGCACGGTGGCGGAGGCACTGATCGTGTCGGCACGCCGCGGCGTTGGTGAGGCGATGACCCGCCTGATCGACGAGTTGGGTTTCGAGGTGGTGCCGGTAACCGCGGCTTCGGCCCGGCGCATGGCACTGGCCTACGCTTTGTGGGGCAAGGGCATCAACCCTGCCGCCCTCAATTTTGGGGACTGCTTCGCCTATGCGTTAGCCAAGGAACAGGGGTGCCGCCTGCTCTATGTCGGCGGCGATTTCAGTCGGACCGATATCGACGGGGTGCCGTGA
- a CDS encoding TRAP transporter small permease encodes MLKILDHLEEWLIAFLIGAATLIIFVAVVHRYTLDMAATWEWDALYDALFLINLGWAQELTIYMFVWMAKFGAAYGVRTGIHVGVDVLINNLKESVRSKFVLFGLFAGALFTGTVGSFGVTFVWHLAHTAQTTPDLELPVWIVYLAIPLGSYLMCFRFLQVAWSFYRTGELPQHEHARVEGLEEEVEAAQDLGREEQVYIGEAVSLTEEREHIHGARPPDDGAPGPQAGKKEERP; translated from the coding sequence GTGTTAAAAATCCTCGACCACTTGGAGGAATGGCTGATCGCCTTCCTTATCGGGGCCGCGACCCTGATCATCTTCGTTGCCGTCGTCCATCGCTACACCCTCGACATGGCGGCGACCTGGGAATGGGATGCCCTCTACGATGCCCTCTTTCTCATCAACCTGGGTTGGGCCCAGGAACTCACCATCTACATGTTCGTCTGGATGGCCAAGTTTGGTGCCGCCTATGGCGTGCGGACCGGCATCCATGTGGGCGTCGATGTCCTCATCAATAACCTCAAGGAATCGGTGAGATCCAAGTTCGTCCTCTTCGGACTCTTCGCCGGGGCACTCTTTACCGGTACCGTCGGCTCCTTCGGCGTCACCTTCGTCTGGCACCTGGCCCATACCGCCCAGACCACCCCGGACCTGGAACTGCCGGTCTGGATCGTCTATCTGGCCATTCCCCTGGGTTCCTACCTCATGTGCTTTCGTTTCCTGCAGGTTGCCTGGTCCTTCTATCGCACCGGTGAACTGCCCCAGCACGAGCATGCGCGCGTCGAGGGCCTTGAAGAGGAGGTAGAGGCGGCCCAAGACCTGGGGCGCGAGGAACAAGTCTATATCGGCGAGGCGGTCAGCCTGACCGAGGAGCGCGAGCATATCCACGGTGCCCGCCCGCCCGATGACGGCGCCCCGGGTCCCCAGGCTGGCAAGAAGGAGGAGCGTCCATGA
- a CDS encoding amino acid permease → MKGLLRTKAINSDHHLTDTGLRRILGPLDLTLLGIGAVIGAGIFVLTGVAAATQAGPAIILSYVIAGLACAFAGLAYAELAAAIGGCGSAYGYSYAGFGELVAWIIGWDLILEYAVAVSAVAIGWSAYANNALQAAGLALPPTLLKGPLEGGLINLPAATIVLILGLLLMLGVRQSVRFNATMVLIKLLAIGVFITIAFSHVDPANWTPFMPFGWSGVIGGAALVIFAYLGFDAVSTAAEEARNPQRDLPIGILASLAFCTLIYILTAGLLTGVVPYTTLNVGSPVADVVLRLGYPWGAGLVAAGAIAGLTTVMLAMYYGLTRVFLAMARDGLLPPLFARVNRRTQTPIRVILVAGLVMAAIAGLTPIGDVAELVNIGTLAAFFLVCIGVIVLRYKHPDLPRPFRTPFSPLVPLLGAASCFFLMANLPWVTWLRFGIWMAIGILIYFAYSYRHSALATTTSPAAQRRPGSSTQDRRRG, encoded by the coding sequence ATGAAAGGCTTATTGCGTACCAAGGCGATCAATTCCGATCATCACCTTACCGACACGGGTCTGCGGCGCATCCTGGGGCCCCTGGATCTGACCCTGCTCGGCATCGGCGCGGTCATCGGCGCGGGTATCTTCGTCCTGACCGGGGTGGCCGCCGCCACCCAGGCCGGGCCGGCCATCATCCTCTCCTACGTGATCGCCGGCCTGGCCTGCGCCTTCGCCGGCCTCGCCTATGCGGAACTGGCCGCGGCCATTGGCGGTTGCGGTAGCGCCTACGGCTACAGTTACGCGGGATTTGGGGAGTTGGTGGCCTGGATCATCGGCTGGGATCTGATCCTGGAGTATGCGGTCGCGGTGTCGGCGGTTGCCATCGGCTGGTCGGCCTATGCGAACAATGCCCTCCAGGCGGCGGGTCTGGCGCTGCCGCCGACCTTGCTCAAGGGACCCCTGGAAGGCGGGCTCATCAACCTGCCGGCGGCGACCATCGTGCTGATCCTGGGCCTCCTGCTGATGCTGGGGGTACGCCAAAGCGTACGCTTCAATGCCACCATGGTCTTGATCAAGCTGCTGGCCATCGGCGTCTTTATCACCATTGCCTTTTCCCATGTCGATCCGGCCAACTGGACCCCCTTCATGCCCTTCGGCTGGAGCGGGGTGATCGGCGGGGCGGCCCTGGTCATCTTTGCCTACCTCGGCTTCGATGCGGTATCCACCGCCGCCGAGGAGGCCCGTAACCCGCAGCGCGATCTGCCCATCGGCATCCTGGCCTCCCTGGCCTTCTGCACCCTCATCTATATCCTGACCGCTGGGCTCCTGACAGGAGTGGTCCCCTACACCACCCTCAATGTGGGCTCGCCGGTGGCGGATGTGGTGCTGCGCCTAGGGTATCCCTGGGGCGCCGGTCTGGTGGCGGCCGGGGCCATCGCCGGCCTGACGACGGTCATGCTGGCCATGTACTACGGGCTCACCCGCGTCTTTCTCGCCATGGCCCGGGATGGCCTCTTGCCGCCCCTCTTCGCCCGGGTCAACCGTCGCACCCAGACCCCGATCCGGGTCATCCTGGTGGCGGGGCTGGTGATGGCGGCCATCGCCGGGCTCACCCCCATCGGTGACGTAGCGGAACTGGTCAATATCGGCACCCTGGCCGCCTTTTTTCTGGTCTGCATCGGCGTCATCGTGCTCCGTTACAAGCACCCGGATCTGCCCCGCCCCTTCCGCACCCCCTTCTCACCCCTGGTCCCCTTGTTAGGGGCCGCCTCCTGCTTCTTCCTCATGGCGAATTTGCCCTGGGTGACCTGGCTGCGGTTTGGCATCTGGATGGCCATCGGCATCCTTATCTACTTTGCCTATTCCTATCGGCACAGTGCCCTGGCGACAACAACCTCGCCGGCAGCGCAACGGCGGCCGGGATCAAGCACCCAGGACAGGCGACGGGGATAA
- a CDS encoding MHS family MFS transporter, with protein MGTNLATNEFETPRHRIIIASTVGTTIEFFDFYIYATAAVSVFPLLFFPAGDGSTALLASMATFGVAFVARPIGSLLFGHFGDRAGRKATLLGSLLLMGLATFAIGLLPTYHQIGLFAPALLALLRFCQGLGLGGEWSGAALLATETAEKGKRAQAAMWPQLGAPFGFILANGFFLLLTFWFNYDSKATSLDDPFLVWGWRIPFLLSILMVLVGLYVRLKLRETPVFAHAVERGEKLKFPLVKLFRHDYKELILGTFIMLATYGLFYLMTTWILSYAIGSVRLGFLGIGYRDFLILQLISVLWFAAMIPLSGHLADRFGRRAFLLVVTAGIILFGFSFGWFLAPEVMRTGGEANQWLMLTFLSIGMALMGLTFGPMSALLPELFPTNRRYSGSGVAYNFSSILGAALTPFVAAWLARDYGAGAVGLYLVMLAGMTFIALLLSRETQHRDLHTMVDDTSRAGINYTSL; from the coding sequence TTGGGAACGAACTTGGCTACCAACGAATTTGAAACGCCGCGCCACCGCATCATCATTGCCAGCACCGTTGGCACCACTATCGAGTTCTTCGACTTTTACATCTACGCGACGGCGGCGGTATCGGTGTTTCCCCTGCTGTTTTTTCCAGCGGGGGACGGCAGCACGGCGCTCCTGGCCTCCATGGCTACCTTTGGCGTGGCCTTTGTGGCGCGCCCCATTGGCTCGCTCCTCTTCGGTCATTTTGGCGATCGCGCTGGCCGCAAGGCGACCTTGCTGGGCTCTCTGCTCCTCATGGGATTGGCGACCTTTGCCATCGGCCTCCTGCCGACCTATCACCAGATCGGCCTGTTCGCCCCGGCCTTGCTGGCCCTGTTGCGTTTCTGTCAGGGTTTGGGGCTGGGCGGTGAATGGTCCGGGGCGGCCCTCCTTGCTACGGAAACCGCGGAGAAGGGCAAGCGGGCCCAGGCGGCGATGTGGCCCCAACTCGGCGCCCCTTTTGGCTTCATCCTCGCCAATGGCTTCTTTCTGCTCCTGACCTTTTGGTTTAACTACGATTCCAAGGCGACCAGCCTGGACGACCCCTTCCTGGTCTGGGGCTGGCGCATCCCCTTCCTGCTCTCGATTCTTATGGTACTGGTGGGGCTTTATGTGCGGCTCAAGCTGCGGGAGACGCCGGTCTTTGCCCACGCCGTCGAGCGTGGCGAGAAACTTAAGTTTCCCCTGGTGAAGCTCTTTCGTCATGATTACAAGGAGTTGATTCTCGGCACCTTCATCATGCTCGCCACCTATGGGCTCTTCTATCTGATGACCACCTGGATCCTGTCCTACGCCATTGGGAGCGTCAGGTTGGGATTTCTTGGCATTGGCTATCGTGATTTCCTCATCCTGCAGCTCATTTCGGTCCTCTGGTTCGCGGCCATGATCCCCCTCTCGGGCCACCTCGCCGATCGCTTTGGCCGCCGCGCCTTCCTGCTAGTGGTGACGGCCGGAATCATCCTCTTCGGTTTTTCCTTCGGTTGGTTCCTGGCCCCCGAGGTTATGCGGACGGGCGGGGAGGCCAATCAATGGCTCATGCTGACATTTCTGAGTATCGGCATGGCGCTGATGGGACTGACCTTCGGTCCCATGTCCGCCTTGCTGCCGGAACTGTTTCCGACCAATCGTCGTTATAGCGGTTCTGGGGTTGCCTACAATTTCTCCTCTATCCTAGGCGCCGCCCTGACCCCCTTTGTCGCCGCCTGGCTGGCCCGGGACTACGGTGCCGGGGCCGTCGGGCTCTATCTGGTCATGCTCGCGGGCATGACCTTCATAGCCCTTCTGCTCAGCAGGGAAACCCAGCATCGCGACCTGCATACCATGGTTGACGATACGAGCCGGGCCGGTATCAATTACACCTCGCTTTGA